A window from Podospora bellae-mahoneyi strain CBS 112042 chromosome 1 map unlocalized CBS112042p_1, whole genome shotgun sequence encodes these proteins:
- a CDS encoding uncharacterized protein (COG:U; EggNog:ENOG503NY2M), with translation MAPISTPGSRAQSPVSDRSGHSHQNNNNNNNNNNNNNNNDDDDHDDHDEDPGASSARLEHEDGAKDNDVVVTPKVEFHQTDDPAPDGSGNAGIATTDIPTTTLPSPAIPTLDDLPGSLSAPTFTTFVSRDSQRTTTAGPAKMFFLVSLAKFAAFTDAFLTGLLVPLVPTIIEEKTNVPSAQIQVWIAVFLAAAGGTAAVVSPLMPFVTRQGPLTWVILLAGLAFAGASFALIQTATSLQMLIAARALQGVSSAATTGACSGMLATAVAINDRAPTLSWVSPAFIQGLALTGAPALSGFLYTQHKGPEAVFYLAYALITFTFLLTMIAAMITPKIELGLAVTDIDHGAEPTSATETRGYGTMSPELHRATPAIASRMRSSRSRSPHSVSSVMSSRSSASTILSEPSTWSFRLLVAVYGYFVLSLLTTALATVLPLRIMQKFGWTELGAGLMFVWLSAPAAVVGVLAGAFTARIPGSARWLTSIGFLASVPGILSLVSATGQTTEDNHGILTNPLLLTLAAISFAIGLCGDPLIKEITHVVGPTAVNDPSSAAAQASSLPNIAAAWGGLVGPLFAGAITWVWGFQILVQSLALVAATTGLLSVIFVQGWPGSSDVDMGRHRAQPATDEETAPLLVNDHQVAEFYPAGRPGILSKGKKNRPFAETPGSPSGRKNRTHRRHFSVDNSSITTITGAGSVEATGGQVRQVRFQASLEDSPDGLGTNQPPTRENSNQSNPERRYVMREAPHAPTTDPLLAAGSRYVIDEERSVAAGTERPKRHVVVFAEGTAPPELLARHRHHTVAINALDGTTQIVSNSTDSNHAVSVTEDNGEDAEFSEATSTRYVVVVVDEGEDESR, from the exons ATGGCTCCAATATCTACACCGGGCAGCCGAGCCCAGAGCCCGGTCTCAGACCGCTCAGGCCATAgccaccaaaacaacaacaacaacaacaacaacaacaacaacaacaacaacaacgacgacgacgaccacgacgaccacgacgaggACCCAGGTGCTTCTTCCGCGCGACTGGAACATGAGGACGGGGCCAAAGACAACGACGTGGTGGTCACGCCGAAAGTTGAATTTCATCAGACAGATGACCCTGCTCCGGACGGGTCTGGCAATGCGGGCATTGCCACCACCGATATACCCACTACAACACTGCCTTCACCAGCCATTCCCACATTAGACGACCTCCCAGGTTCCCTCTCCGCGCCGACATTTACCACATTTGTCTCACGAGATTCCCAAAGAACAACCACCGCTGGTCCAGCAAAAATGTTCTTTCTCGTTTCCCTGGCAAAATTTGCCGCTTTTACAGATGCCTTCCTCACGGGATTA CTTGTTCCGTTGGTTCCTACCATTATTGAAGAGAAGACAAATGTCCCATCAGCACAAA TCCAAGTGTGGATTGCTGTGTTTCTCGCTGCAGCTGGCGGAACAGCCGCTGTGGTATCCC CCTTGATGCCCTTCGTAACTCGGCAAGGGCCTTTGACCTGGGTCATTCTACTTGCAGGACTCGCATTTGCTGGAGCCTCGTTTGCGCTGATTCAGACTGCAACCAGCCTCCAGATGCTGATTGCCGCTCGAGCTCTCCAGGGTGTTTCTTCCGCGGCAACGACTGGTGCATGTTCTGGCATGTTGGCAACAGCAGTTGCCATCAATGACCGGGCACCAACTTTGTCTTGGGTTTCACCTGCCTTCATTCAGGGACTGGCCTTGACCGGAGCACCTGCGCTCTCCGGTTTTCTCTACACGCAGCACAAGGGTCCAGAAGCCGTCTTCTACCTTGCGTATGCTCTCATCACCTTCACCTTTTTGCTGACAATGATCGCTGCCATGATCACTCCCAAGATTGAACTCGGCCTTGCAGTCACCGACATCGACCACGGTGCAGAACCCACTTCCGCAACAGAAACTCGCGGCTACGGCACCATGAGTCCTGAACTCCATAGGGCCACGCCCGCTATTGCTAGCAGAATGCGTTCATCGAGATCGAGATCCCCACATTCGGTATCCTCCGTAATGTCGAGTAGAAGTAGCGCTTCTACTATCCTTTCAGAGCCATCCACCTGGAGCTTTCGCCTCTTGGTGGCTGTGTATGGCTACTTTGTCCTCAGCCTCCTGACGACTGCGCTTGCCACCGTACTCCCTCTCCGAATAATGCAAAAATTTGGGTGGACAGAACTAGGGGCTGGGTTGATGTTTGTGTGGCTGTCAGCCCCTGCCGCGGTGGTTGGAGTTTTGGCCGGAGCCTTTACTGCTCGAATCCCTGGATCAGCCCGTTGGTTGACATCCATTGGGTTTTTGGCGTCGGTTCCTGGTATCTTGTCGCTTGTCTCGGCGACAGGACAGACCACGGAAGACAACCATGGTATTCTCACGAATCCATTACTGTTGACTCTCGCCGCCATATCTTTCGCCATAGGACTGTGCGGAGATCCATTGATCAAGGAGATTACGCACGTAGTGGGACCTACGGCAGTCAACGACCCGTCAAGTGCAGCCGCCCAGGCATCTAGTCTTCCAAATATCGCGGCTGCTTGGGGAGGCTTGGTCGGACCCCTATTTGCTGGCGCCATTACTTGGGTATGGGGGTTCCAGATCTTGGTTCAGTCTTTGGCACTTGTCGCCGCAACAACCGGTCTGCTGAGCGTCATATTTGTACAAGGCTGGCCTGGTAGTTCTGATGTTGATATGGGTCGGCATCGCGCACAACCTGCAACAGATGAAGAAACAGCTCCTCTTCTGGTCAACGACCATCAGGTTGCCGAGTTCTATCCTGCTGGACGACCAGGTATTTTGAGCAAaggcaagaagaacaggcCTTTTGCCGAGACTCCAGGCTCTCCTAGCGGCCGCAAGAATCGCACCCACCGTCGGCACTTCAGTGTCGACAACTCCTCAATTACAACGATAACTGGAGCAGGAAGTGTTGAGGCGACGGGCGGTCAAGTCCGCCAAGTCCGCTTTCAGGCCTCTCTGGAGGACAGTCCGGATGGGCTTGGGACGAATCAGCCACCCACAAGGGAAAACAGCAATCAATCCAATCCCGAACGTCGCTATGTCATGAGAGAGGCCCCTCACGCACCGACGACTGATCCTCTCTTGGCCGCGGGCAGTAGGTACGTCATTGACGAAGAGAGGTCAGTCGCTGCTGGTACCGAGAGACCGAAGCGCCATGTGGTGGTGTTCGCTGAGGGGACAGCGCCACCAGAGCTGCTGGCACGTCATCGGCACCACACCGTTGCGATCAATGCCTTGGACGGAACCACTCAAATCGTATCGAACAGCACCGATAGTAACCATGCCGTCTCGGTGACAGAGGACAATGGGGAGGATGCCGAGTTTTCCGAAGCTACTTCGACGCGGtatgtggtggttgttgtggacgagggtgaagatgagagcaggtga
- a CDS encoding uncharacterized protein (EggNog:ENOG503P0BG; COG:L) yields the protein MRLSSWRLLLFSVLTLIMSIILPTLYKTNPLLLSTLRNKFITTTTTTTTTTVTTTNNLFFRQTHKMTTVHHPSHPSIPITLPDSLTKDQLLNFHPFTSWLSTLTTSLTSQSTTLSHPFSPNPYTLRSVKIQSFDLFGPRVGFLKLVADVKNDKNETLPGAVFLRGPSVAMLVMLIPDDGKDEEERYVLLTVQPRVAAGSLEFVELPAGMVDEDGEFVGTAAREIEEELGIRIEERELRNLSEMALGEEGRGQGLGRGVYPSPGACDEFIPIFMHERRVPRDTLKEWEGKLTGLREYGEKISLRLVKMGDLWRVGGRDGKTLAAVALWEGLRREGRV from the exons ATGCGTCTTAGCAGCTGGCGTCTGCTACTCTTCTCGGTCCTAACACTTATTATGTCCATTATCCTTCCAACCCTTTACAAAACAAACCCATTGCTGCTCTCAACTCTACGAAACAAGttcatcacaacaacaacaacaacaacaacaacaacagtaacaacaacaaataacctcttcttccgccAAACTCACAAAATGACCACCGTccatcacccctcccacccgtccatccccatcaccctccccgacaGTCTCACAAAAGACCAACTCCTCAATTTCCATCCCTTTACC TCGTGGCTATCAACCCTGACTACCTCTCTCACCTcccaatccaccaccctttcccaccccttctcccccaacccatacACCCTCCGTTCTGTCAAAATCCAATCATTCGACCTATTCGGCCCCAGAGTCGGCTTCCTCAAGCTTGTAGCCGATGTCAAAAACGATAAAAACGAGACGCTCCCCGGCGCGGTGTTTCTGAGAGGACCATCGGTGGCTATGCTTGTGATGCTCATACCTGATGATGgcaaggatgaggaggagaggtacGTTTTGCTGACGGTGCAGCCGAGGGTTGCGGCGGGGAGTCTGGAGTTTGTGGAGTTGCCTgcggggatggtggatgaggatggggagtttgtggggacggcggcgagggagattgaggaggagttggggattAGGATTGAGGAACGGGAGTTGAGGAATCTGAGTGAGAtggcgttgggggaggagggaagggggcaggggttgggaaggggggtgtaCCCTAGTCCGGGGGCGTGTGATGAGTTTATACCTATTTTTATGCATGAGAGGCGGGTGCCGAGAGATACGTtgaaggagtgggaggggaagttgacggggttgagggagtaTGGGGAGAAGATTagtttgaggttggtgaagatgggtGATTTGTGGAGGGTGGGCGGGAGGGACGGGAAGACGTTGGCTGCTGTCGCGctgtgggaggggttgaggagggaggggagggtgtag
- the YSA1_1 gene encoding ADP-ribose diphosphatase (COG:L; EggNog:ENOG503NZ8Q): protein MIARSDESYFPPVQSKMVLAPESEAKVIATEPLPDSEAVWTKLVKKIYLDPKGITRTWESAERRTRPKASGIDGVGIVAILEKPTGPEVVLQKQYRPPLDKIVIELPAGLIDEGETAEEAAVRELKEETGYVCEVIESSPVMFNDPGFTNTNLKMVHVSVDMSLPQNQNLEPELEENEFIEVFHVKLVDLWEECIRLEKEGYAIDARIANLAEGIEIAKKFRL, encoded by the exons ATGATAGCAAGGTCAGACGAAAGTTATTTTCCTCCAGTGCAATCCAAAATGGTTCTGGCACCAGAATCCGAAGCAAAAGTAATAGCCACCGAGCCACTT CCGGATAGTGAAGCAGTCTGGACCAAACTCGTCAA AAAAATCTACCTCGATCCCAAAGGCATAACCCGCACCTGGGAATCCGCCGAGCGCCGCACCCGCCCCAAAGCATCCGGCATCGACGGCGTGGGCATCGTCGCCATCCTCGAAAAGCCCACCGGTCCCGAAGTCGTTCTCCAGAAGCAATACCGCCCACCCCTGGACAAGATCGTCATCGAGCTCCCCGCCGGCCTCATCGACGAGGGCGAGACGGCAGAAGAAGCCGCCGTTCGTGAGCTAAAGGAGGAGACTGGTTACGTCTGCGAGGTGATAGAGTCCTCGCCCGTCATGTTCAACGACCCCGGCTTTACGaacaccaacctcaagaTGGTGCACGTCAGTGTCGATATGAGCTTGCCGCAGAATCAAAACCTGGAgccggagctggaggagaatgAGTTCATCGAGGTGTTTCACGTGAAGCTCGTTGATTTGTGGGAGGAGTGTATACGactggagaaggaagggTACGCGATTGATGCTAGGATAGCGAATTTGGCCGAGGGTATTGAGATTGCAAAGAAGTTCAGGCTGTGA
- a CDS encoding uncharacterized protein (EggNog:ENOG503PCH2; COG:S), with protein sequence MAPHDDDDRASIATTEETPLLAGSPRPSSPRPNQHDHDSQHGQPALTATTSKNDQLRNSIRPRVLILVFVTLFLIELGVGITVAPNSAIMESIICRQHYPRLPLSPDHPIRQFAGGVALIDDPICKSPDVQSELAMLRGWAQTFECIPGLIGAVPYGILSDRWGRRPVLALSLLGCLLSVAFMYLVFYFSDVVPLWWFWWSSAFELIGGGGTVLVAMLYTFVADVVPVDGRATVFLQLNALFLGSQMLAGPLGGAMMVNDPWVPLWASLIIIGGANLLVLFLPETLHLHDKKNVATASEDDMDDERSGLQKLLYKTKTGLEEVWEFILGNKSVGLLILSMTFVILGRFVGEILLQYATERYHWSWSRASYQLVIRNAFSMFTLLVLMPFASWFCLQHLGMSAVEKDIWLGRWSGVTAVAGCLIIAGATNGVLFSVGLIWFALGSGITSVIRSLLNSLVEEHHVGTVNTLVGFMENVGMMAAGPLLAKSLSLGLELGGLWVGLPLITAGMFIATSTAILWIFRLPRRPSVVDLRA encoded by the exons ATGGCACCccacgacgatgatgacagAGCGAGCATCGCAACAACAGAGGAAACCCCCCTCCTAGCCGGCTCACCAAGACCGTCATCACCTCGCCCCAACCAACATGACCATGATAGCCAACACGGCCAACCAGCTCTTACTGCTACCACTTCCAAGAACGACCAACTTCGAAACAGTATCCGGCCCCGCGTTCTGATTCTTGTGTTTGTCACACTCTTTTTGATTGAGTTGGGTGTTGGCATCACAGTCGCCCCTAACAGCGCCATCATGGAATCTATCATTTGCCGGCAGCACTACCCCAGGCTGCCGCTTTCCCCGGACCATCCAATACGGCAGTTTGCAGGAGGGGTGGCGCTGATAGATGACCCTATTTGCAAGTCACCGGATGTGCAGTCCGAGCTGGCCATGTTGAGAGGGTGGGCGCAGACGTTTGAGTGTATTCCTGGTCTTATCGGGGCGGTGCCATATGGGATATTGTCGGACAGATGGGGCCGGAGGCCCGTGCTGGCGTTGAGTTTGCTTGGCTGTTTGCTGTCGGTGGCGTTTATGTATTTGGTTT TTTACTTCTCGGATGTGGTGCCGCTGTGGTGGTTCTGGTGGTCGTCGGCGTTTGAGCT TAttggcggtggcggcacCGTTCTGGTGGCTATGCTTTATACTTTTGTGGCAGACGTTGTCCCCGTTGACGGGCGCGCAACAGTTTTCCTGCAGCTAAACGCCCTGTTTTTGGGCTCGCAGATGCTCGCTGGTCCGTTGGGGGGTgccatgatggtgaatgACCCGTGGGTTCCACTATGGGCATCCTTAATCATTATAGGGGGTGCGAACTTGCTCGTTCTCTTTTTGCCGGAGACGCTACACCTTCACGACAAGAAGAACGTGGCAACCGCTTCAGAAGACGACATGGACGACGAGAGGTCAGGGTTGCAAAAGCTCTTATACAAGACAAAGACTGGGTTGGAAGAAGTCTGGGAGTTCATTCTTGGAAACAAGAGCGTAGGTTTGTTGATCTTGTCTATGACTTTTGTTATTCTTGGTCGGTTCGTGGGCGAGATCTTGCTACAGTACGCCACAGAGAGGTATCACTGGAGTTGGAGCAGAGCGTCATATCAGCTCGTGATACGGAATGCCTTCAGCATGTTCACGCTGCTGGTTCTGATGCCTTTTGCCAGCTGGTTTTGCCTTCAGCACCTGGGAATGTCGGCAGTGGAGAAGGACATCTGGTTGGGCCGATGGTCTGGTGTCACGGCGGTGGCGGGCTGTCTGATCATTGCTGGAGCGACCAACGGGGTGCTTTTCTCTGTGGGACTGATCTGGTTTGCGCTTGGCTCAGGGATCACGTCCGTGATTCGGTCTCTCCTCAACagcttggtggaggagcaccATGTTGGTACCGTCAACACTTTGGTAGGCTTCATGGAGAACGTCGGGATGATGGCAGCTGGCCCTCTTCTGGCTAAGAGCCTCAGCCTTGGACTCGAATTGGGAGGCCTTTGGGTCGGTCTCCCACTCATCACGGCTGGAATGTTCATCGCGACTTCTACGGCAATTCTGTGGATCTTTCGGTTACCGAGACGGCCATCGGTGGTGGATCTGAGAGCTTAG